From one Streptomyces sp. NBC_01478 genomic stretch:
- a CDS encoding ribose-phosphate diphosphokinase, which translates to MTGIKTTGEKKMMFFSGRAHPELAKEVAQQLGVGVVPTKAFDFANGEIYVRFEESVRGADCFVIQSHTAPINQWLMEQLIMIDALKRASARSITVIVPFYGYARQDKKHRGREPISARLVADLMKTAGAHRILTVDLHTDQIQGFFDGPVDHLFALPLLADYVGSKVDRSKLTVVSPDAGRVRVADRWCDRLGAPLAIVHKRRDKDVANQVTVHEVVGEVKGRVCVLVDDMIDTGGTICAAADALFAHGAEDVIVTATHGVLSGPAADRLKNSRVSEFVLTDTLPTPGELGADLDKITVLSIAPTIANAVREVFEDGSVTSLFDGH; encoded by the coding sequence GTGACCGGGATCAAGACGACCGGCGAGAAGAAGATGATGTTCTTCTCCGGCCGCGCCCACCCCGAGCTTGCCAAGGAGGTCGCCCAGCAGTTGGGTGTCGGGGTCGTCCCGACGAAGGCCTTCGACTTCGCGAACGGCGAGATCTACGTCCGCTTCGAGGAGTCGGTGCGCGGTGCGGACTGTTTCGTGATCCAGAGCCACACGGCTCCGATCAACCAGTGGCTCATGGAGCAGCTCATCATGATCGACGCGCTCAAGCGCGCGTCGGCCCGCTCCATCACGGTGATCGTGCCGTTCTACGGCTATGCCCGGCAGGACAAGAAGCACCGCGGCCGTGAGCCGATCTCGGCCCGGCTGGTCGCGGACCTGATGAAGACGGCGGGTGCGCACCGCATCCTCACCGTCGACCTGCACACCGACCAGATCCAGGGCTTCTTCGACGGGCCCGTGGATCATCTCTTCGCCCTCCCGCTCCTCGCGGACTACGTGGGCAGCAAGGTCGACCGCAGCAAGCTGACCGTCGTCTCCCCGGACGCCGGCCGCGTGCGCGTCGCCGACCGCTGGTGCGACCGCCTGGGCGCGCCCCTCGCGATCGTGCACAAGCGGCGCGACAAGGACGTGGCGAACCAGGTGACCGTCCACGAGGTCGTCGGCGAGGTCAAGGGCCGCGTCTGCGTCCTGGTCGACGACATGATCGACACCGGCGGCACGATCTGCGCCGCCGCGGACGCCCTGTTCGCGCACGGCGCCGAGGACGTCATCGTGACGGCCACGCACGGCGTGCTCTCCGGCCCCGCCGCCGACCGCCTGAAGAACTCCCGCGTCAGCGAGTTCGTCCTCACCGACACCCTCCCCACCCCGGGCGAACTCGGCGCCGACCTCGACAAGATCACGGTCCTGTCGATCGCCCCGACCATCGCGAACGCGGTCCGAGAGGTCTTCGAGGACGGCTCCGTGACAAGCCTCTTCGACGGACACTGA
- the glmU gene encoding bifunctional UDP-N-acetylglucosamine diphosphorylase/glucosamine-1-phosphate N-acetyltransferase GlmU translates to MSAIRPAAVVVLAAGEGTRMKSATPKVLHEICGRTLVGHVLAAARELEPENLVVVVGHAREKVTAHLGETDPGVRTAVQAEQNGTGHAVRMALEELGNIDGTVVVVCGDTPLLRGATLRELAANHTADGNAVTVLTAEVPDATGYGRIVRDGASGAVTAIVEHKDASDAQRAIREINSGVFAFDGQLLADALGKVRTDNSQGEEYLTDVLGILREAGHRVGASVAGDHREIAGINNRVQLSEARRILNDRLLTDAMLGGVTVIDPATTWVDVTVTFGQDATVHPGTQLHGTTHIGEGAEVGPNSRLTDTVVEAGARVDNTVAVSSHIGPQASVGPYAYLRPGTRLGTKSKIGTYVETKNATIGEGTKIPHLSYVGDATIGEYTNIGAASVFVNYDGQTKHHTTVGSHCRTGSDNMFVAPVTVGDGSYTAAGSVITKDVPPGSLAVARGQQRNIEGWVARKRPGSAAAKAAETASRQGESED, encoded by the coding sequence GTGAGCGCCATTCGCCCGGCAGCCGTCGTCGTCCTCGCAGCGGGTGAGGGCACCCGTATGAAGTCGGCCACACCGAAGGTCCTGCACGAGATCTGCGGCCGGACCCTCGTCGGCCATGTGCTGGCCGCCGCCCGGGAGTTGGAGCCGGAGAACCTGGTCGTCGTCGTGGGCCACGCCCGCGAGAAGGTGACCGCCCATCTCGGCGAGACCGACCCCGGCGTACGGACCGCGGTCCAGGCCGAACAGAACGGCACAGGGCACGCCGTACGCATGGCGCTGGAGGAGCTCGGAAACATCGACGGGACCGTTGTCGTCGTGTGCGGCGACACCCCCCTGCTCCGAGGTGCGACGCTGCGCGAACTCGCCGCGAACCACACGGCCGACGGCAACGCCGTGACCGTCCTGACCGCCGAGGTCCCGGACGCCACCGGCTACGGCCGGATCGTCCGCGACGGCGCCTCCGGCGCGGTGACCGCGATCGTCGAGCACAAGGACGCCTCCGACGCGCAGCGCGCGATCCGCGAGATCAACTCCGGGGTCTTCGCGTTCGACGGGCAGTTGCTCGCCGACGCCCTCGGCAAGGTGCGCACCGACAACAGCCAGGGCGAGGAGTACCTCACCGACGTCCTCGGCATCCTGCGCGAGGCCGGGCACCGGGTCGGCGCCTCCGTCGCGGGCGACCACCGCGAGATCGCCGGCATCAACAACCGCGTGCAGCTCTCCGAGGCCCGCCGCATCCTCAACGACCGGCTGCTGACCGACGCCATGCTCGGCGGGGTCACCGTCATCGACCCGGCGACGACCTGGGTCGACGTCACCGTCACCTTCGGCCAGGACGCGACCGTCCACCCCGGCACACAACTGCACGGCACCACGCACATCGGCGAGGGCGCCGAGGTCGGCCCCAACAGCCGTCTGACGGACACCGTCGTCGAGGCGGGCGCCCGCGTCGACAACACCGTCGCCGTCAGCTCGCACATCGGCCCGCAGGCGTCCGTCGGGCCGTACGCCTATCTCCGTCCCGGCACCCGCCTGGGCACGAAGAGCAAGATCGGGACGTACGTCGAGACGAAGAACGCGACGATCGGCGAGGGCACGAAGATCCCGCACCTCTCCTATGTCGGGGACGCGACGATCGGCGAGTACACCAACATCGGCGCCGCCAGCGTCTTCGTGAACTACGACGGACAGACCAAGCACCACACCACCGTCGGATCGCATTGCCGTACAGGTTCGGACAATATGTTTGTGGCACCCGTCACGGTCGGGGACGGCTCGTACACCGCCGCCGGCTCCGTGATCACCAAAGATGTGCCGCCCGGTTCGCTGGCCGTGGCCCGTGGCCAGCAGCGGAATATCGAGGGCTGGGTGGCCCGCAAGCGGCCGGGCAGCGCGGCGGCGAAGGCCGCGGAAACGGCTTCCCGCCAGGGCGAGAGCGAGGACTGA